In Pectobacterium actinidiae, the DNA window CACGCCAACAGATCGGCGGAACGGTAGAGCAGCACTTTTCCTTGTAGGTCGAGATCCTGTGCGCCTAGCACCATGTACCAGTAGTCGTCATGACGCCATACTTTGGGGTCGCGAACGTGGCCAGTGTAGCCATCTGGCAGCGTCAGAACCGCTCCCAGTTTGTCATATTCACCGTTAGGATTCTCACGGGCGAGACACTGAAACGCGGTGCGTGAGCCATCATCGTATTTCACATTACCCGTGTACATCAGCATGATCGCACCCTGATCCACCACGGCGGAACCGGAGTAACAGCCGTGACTTTCATAAGTCTCGCTTGGCACCAACGCGACGGGTTCATGCGCCCAGTTCACCAGATCGGCGGAACTCCAGTGCCCCCAGAATTTCGCTCCGTGGGCACAGGACAAAGGATTCCACTGATAAAACAGATGGTAACGCCCGTTATGATGAATAAATCCGTTCGGATCGTTCAGAAGACCTACGCACGGGGACAAATGCCATTCCGGGCGATACGGATCTTCCTGTTTCCGTGAGTAACCTGACATCAGGGCGTGCGCCATGCGCTTTAGTAAGTGGACTTCCTTCATTATTCGCTATCCGTTTTATATTTCAGCAGTAAGGAAATGATAAAGGCGGCACCGAACGCAATTAACATCCCAATCAGGTAGTTAAGCATCGATCCCCCTTGCACAATAGCCAGCCCCGGAAAACCGGTCAGCCCGACGGCCGTCATATTGACGTGATTGAATACGACCCACGCGCCACCGAGCGCACCGCCTGCCAGTGCCGCCAGAAATGGTTTAATGAAGCGCAGGTTGATACCAAATATCGCGGCTTCTGTGATGCCCAGTAGGCAAGAAAGCCCGGCAGGAACGGCAATCGCCCGGGTTTTGGCATCACGCGTTTTGAAGTACACCGCCAGACACGCGCCGCCCTGTGCCACGTTCGCCATCGCCCAAATGGGCAGCAGGAAGTTAACGCCGATATTCGGGTTGCCAAGCAGTCCGGCTTCAATCGCATGGAAGCTGTGGTGGACACCCGTGATCACGATGACGGAATAGAGGCCACCGAACAGTAAACCGGCCAGCCAGCCAGCGTGAGCAATCAAGGTGCTGAGAACCAAAGAAATGCCATCGCCCAGTGCCCGCCCGGCAGGCCCGATGAGCAGCATGGCGACAAACCCGGAAATGATGACCGTCAGGAACGGCGTGACGATGATGTCCAGCGCGTCCGGTACGACTTTACGCAGGCGCTTTTCCACGATGCTCATGAACCAGACGGCGAGCAGGACCGGAAACACGGTGCCTTGATAGCCGATCATGGCGATGTCCATGCCGAAGAAATGCATGGTCTGGAAGCCCCCGGCGACGCCCCAGGCGTTGGTCAGCGCTGGGTGAGTCAGAATGCCGCCCAGCGTCGCACCCAGATAAGGGTTACCGCCGAATTCCCGCGCAGCGGTGAAACCGATCAGAACAGGCAGGATAATAAATGCAGCGGAGCTGAACATATCCAGCATTACGAAGATCGCGCTGCTGGAATCGACCCAGCCGTAGGTCTTGATCATGCCGAGAAGCCCCATCAGCAGACCGGAAGCGATAATCGCTGGCATGATGGGGACGAAGATATTCGAGAGCAGGCGCGCCAGTCGTTGCAGCGGGTTCAGCTTTTTCGCCGCGATGGAAGCGGCTTCAGATTTACTTGATTCACTGATGCCTGCCGCTTTGATGAACTCGGCATACACTTTGTTAACCAGCCCGGTGCCGAAAATGATCTGCATTTGCCCGGCGTTTTGGAAGCAGCCTTTAACGCCGTCGACGTTCTCGATCGCTTTTTTGTCTGCCAGACTGTCGTCATTCAGCACCAGACGCAGGCGAGTCGCGCAGTGGGCTGCACTGGCGATATTCTCTTTTCCGCCGAGAAGGGGGATGAGCGCGGCGGCGGTTGTGTTGATATCCATGTTATTCCTCTCGCTATGCACTTTCTTTGGCGTCGATTAACGTGTAATCGACGCCAAGGTCAGGCCATTATTAGAACCAGGTTTCCATCTGGATACCGAAATTCCATTCGCCGCCTGCTTTAAAGCCGGTGGAGCCAAACGTATCTTCACTGGAGTAGTTATCCAGTCGTTTATCCCAGTCCATATAGCTGGCAAATACGCGCAGTTCAGGGCGGCTAAAGAAGTTGCCGATATCGCCAACCTTGAATGTCGGTGCGAAGGTCAGCTTGTAGAAGCCGCCGCTAACCTGATTCAGGCTTCGATAGCCGCGCGGATCGAGATCCATGTATTGATAGCTGCCTTCATAGGCCAGTGCAAAGTTTTCGGTGATTTCCTGAATCAGGCGCGCATTAAATGTCACCCATTCGTAGCTATCGCCGTTGACGTAACGGTCTTTACTGGTCTGAGCCAGAATGGACGGGGCGAAACTCCAGGTTTTGTTCAGTGCTGTTGTACCGTAGGTCGCAAAGCGCCAGGTGTTGGCATCATTGGTCAGGTTGCCATCGGCGCCGATGTTTTTCACTTCGCCGCCCAGCCCATGACCATAGAGGATCGCCGTTTTTGATGTCCCGTCGCGCAAGCCGTAGAAGCTGTCGCCGTGGTAAGCCACCATCGCGTGATAGCCTTTGTCGCCCGCATTGGTATTGGTGACGGTGAGGTTATCGCGGCTTGTACCGGTATTTTCTTTGACGTCGTTATTTTTAGCGGTTAATCCGCTCAGCATAAACTGGAATGGCCCGGCGTAGTTGTTGGCGGTAAAGACGTAGTTTTTGATGTCGTTATCCAGCGAGGTAATTTCACCGAGGCTGCGGCCATACAGCGAGAAGTTACTCTTGGCGCTATCCGCCCATTTCACGTCATAGATCCCGCCGCCGGTACCCGCGAGGAAGACCACGTCGCTATCCAGCCAGTGAATATCGAAGTTATCGCGATCGAAGCGTTTACCCGCCCACAGCGTGGTGTCCTTAAAGGCACCCGTGAAGGTTGGCAGTGAGCCTAGCTCGACGAACGCTTCACGGATATTCAGGTCGCTGGTGGTCGCCGTCCAGTCGTTATAGCTGCGCTGGCCGTCCGCCATCATCACCTTGAAGCGGGTGGTGGCACCGTTATCCAGTTTTTGTTTGTGCTCCAGTTTGATTTCGACGTAGGTGTCGTCTTCATTGCCTAAACGACCAATATGTCCGCCAGTCTGACCGGCAGGGGACATGCCCGGCCCGATATCGGTTTTGGAACTGGTGGCAGAATCATTGATCGACAGGCCAGAACGCGCGTAGCCGTGGAATTCAAATCCATCGGCGAACGATTTCTGCTTGGCCAGCGCCGTCGTGCGCTGTTCCACCTGCTGAGTTTTCTGTTCAGTTTGCGTAGTGCGGGTGGCGAGCTGCTGGGTTTGTTTTTCAGCGGCGTCGGCTCTGGCCTCGGCGGCCTGAGCACGGGCTTCAGCCTGTTGCAAACGCTGTTCCATAGCGTTCAGGCGTGCTTCGATACTGTCGGTGTTGGCAGCGGAAACATAAAACGGGGAGGAGAGTAATAATCCTATCGTCACAGCAAGGTGGCTTGGTTTCATTTTTTCGTTCTCGTCGTGAAGGAGATTTATTGTTTTTTGATTTCTCATGTTTAGCTAAATTGCTAAACCGGTTTTTCATGAGGAAAATAAAAGCCAGCAGAAGGGTTAGCAAGAAATTTCACTCGCCCGATTCTGTAACTGTGATCCTGACTACAAAACCGGGCGATAACCGTATTAAGCGGAGGGCTTTAGTGCTGGTTTACGGGAGGGCGTGCAACTGCTGTGCATAGGGGAGTGCGGTCATCGCGCCTTTTGCCGTGGTGGCCAGCGCACCGCACCGCTGTGCCTGCGCGATAATTGGGTCCCAACTAAGCGGCTGTGACAGGTCGTCATACTGTGCCAGACCGTGCAGCAAGCCAGCGACGAAAGCATCGCCTGCACCGGTAGTATCGACGGGCGTCACCAACGGCGCGGCAAAGTGTCGTAGCTGGTGGCGGTCGTGCAGCCAGACGCCTTCGCTACCCAGTGTTACCAGCAAGAGTTGGGTGGGATAGCGCTGCATAAACTGCTGAATCCCCGCTTCAACATCCGGTGTTGAACAGAGAAAAGCCAGTTCTTCACGCGATAGCTTCACTACGTCGGCCAGCATCAGCGCTTGTGTCAGACAGTCGCGCAGTTCCTCCTCGCTTTGCCAGAGGTCGTCACGGATATTCGGGTCGAAGCTGACCCGTCCCTGCGCAGCTTTCACCTTTCGCATCGCGTCAAATGCGGTACTGCGCGAGGGCTCTTGCGAGAGTGCGATCGAGCAGAGGTGCAGCCATTCTCTCTGGTTGAACACCGGCAGGTCTTCCGGTTGTAAAAATAGATCGGCACTCGGGCGCACCATGAACGTGAAGGTGCGTTCCCCTGTTTCATCGAGGC includes these proteins:
- a CDS encoding sucrose-specific PTS transporter subunit IIBC, producing the protein MDINTTAAALIPLLGGKENIASAAHCATRLRLVLNDDSLADKKAIENVDGVKGCFQNAGQMQIIFGTGLVNKVYAEFIKAAGISESSKSEAASIAAKKLNPLQRLARLLSNIFVPIMPAIIASGLLMGLLGMIKTYGWVDSSSAIFVMLDMFSSAAFIILPVLIGFTAAREFGGNPYLGATLGGILTHPALTNAWGVAGGFQTMHFFGMDIAMIGYQGTVFPVLLAVWFMSIVEKRLRKVVPDALDIIVTPFLTVIISGFVAMLLIGPAGRALGDGISLVLSTLIAHAGWLAGLLFGGLYSVIVITGVHHSFHAIEAGLLGNPNIGVNFLLPIWAMANVAQGGACLAVYFKTRDAKTRAIAVPAGLSCLLGITEAAIFGINLRFIKPFLAALAGGALGGAWVVFNHVNMTAVGLTGFPGLAIVQGGSMLNYLIGMLIAFGAAFIISLLLKYKTDSE
- a CDS encoding carbohydrate porin; translation: MKPSHLAVTIGLLLSSPFYVSAANTDSIEARLNAMEQRLQQAEARAQAAEARADAAEKQTQQLATRTTQTEQKTQQVEQRTTALAKQKSFADGFEFHGYARSGLSINDSATSSKTDIGPGMSPAGQTGGHIGRLGNEDDTYVEIKLEHKQKLDNGATTRFKVMMADGQRSYNDWTATTSDLNIREAFVELGSLPTFTGAFKDTTLWAGKRFDRDNFDIHWLDSDVVFLAGTGGGIYDVKWADSAKSNFSLYGRSLGEITSLDNDIKNYVFTANNYAGPFQFMLSGLTAKNNDVKENTGTSRDNLTVTNTNAGDKGYHAMVAYHGDSFYGLRDGTSKTAILYGHGLGGEVKNIGADGNLTNDANTWRFATYGTTALNKTWSFAPSILAQTSKDRYVNGDSYEWVTFNARLIQEITENFALAYEGSYQYMDLDPRGYRSLNQVSGGFYKLTFAPTFKVGDIGNFFSRPELRVFASYMDWDKRLDNYSSEDTFGSTGFKAGGEWNFGIQMETWF
- a CDS encoding aminoimidazole riboside kinase, with the translated sequence MANRIWVMGDAVVDLIPEDTERYLKCPGGAPANVAVGIARLGGNSAFVGRVGDDVFGHFLKTVLEQEIVDTHYMAHDRLHRTSTVVVSLDETGERTFTFMVRPSADLFLQPEDLPVFNQREWLHLCSIALSQEPSRSTAFDAMRKVKAAQGRVSFDPNIRDDLWQSEEELRDCLTQALMLADVVKLSREELAFLCSTPDVEAGIQQFMQRYPTQLLLVTLGSEGVWLHDRHQLRHFAAPLVTPVDTTGAGDAFVAGLLHGLAQYDDLSQPLSWDPIIAQAQRCGALATTAKGAMTALPYAQQLHALP